Proteins found in one Phocoena sinus isolate mPhoSin1 chromosome 5, mPhoSin1.pri, whole genome shotgun sequence genomic segment:
- the TMEM175 gene encoding endosomal/lysosomal potassium channel TMEM175 isoform X1 — MSGPRTPEPALGGQGASSTGSQDEDTADGIQSSHRMLSFSDALLSIIATVMILPVTHTEISPEQEFDKSVQKLLATRIAVYLMTFLIVTVAWAAHTRLFQVVGKIDDTLALLNLACMMSITFLPFTFSLMVAFPEVPLGILLFCVCVMAVGAVQALIVVYAFHRPHLLSPQIERSAHRALYRQHILGIVLRGPALCLAAAGFSLFFYPVAYLLMATVIFLPYVSKVAGWCRARLVGPREPPAHSLEIFTFDLHEPLSKERVEAFSDGVYAIVATLLILDICEDNVPDSEDVKVKFHGSLVAALGASGPHFLAYFGSFATVGLLWFAHHSLFLHIRKATQPMGLLNTLSLAFVGGLPLAYQQTSAFARRPHDELESVRVSCAIIFFASIFQFAIWTTALLQEGETLQPSVRFGGREHAFMFAKLVLYPGASLLAFACTCVLSSFSTAIFHAMQIAVPFTFLLLRLLVRLALAGLRGLRGLRGPARPTHTRPVPGATDDAQSPLLPAPC, encoded by the exons ATGTCTGGGCCCCGGACCCCAGAGCCGGCCCTAGGTGGGCAGGGAGCCTCCTCCACGGGCTCACAGGACGAGGACACGGCTGACGGGATCCAGAGTTCGCATCGCATGCTCAGCTTCAGCGACGCGCTTCTGTCCATCATTGCCACCGTAATG ATCCTGCCTGTGACCCACACGGAGATCTCCCCGGAACAG GAGTTTGACAAGAGTGTCCAGAAACTTCTAGCGACGAGGATCGCTGTGTACCTGATGACCTTCCTCATCGTGACCGTGGCCTGGGCGGCACACACGAG ATTGTTCCAGGTTGTTGGGAAGATAGACGATACGCTTGCCCTGCTTAACCTG GCCTGCATGATGAGCATCACCTTCCTGCCGTTCACA tTTTCCCTGATGGTGGCCTTCCCCGAGGTGCCTTTGGGCATCctcctgttttgtgtgtgtgtgatggccGTCGGGGCTGTGCAG GCGCTGATCGTGGTCTACGCCTTCCACCGCCCACACCTGCTGAGTCCCCAGATCGAGCGCTCGGCCCACCGGGCCCTCTACCGGCAGCACATCCTGGGCATCGTTCTCCGGGGCCCGGCGCTGTGCTTGGCTGCGGCCggcttctccctcttcttctacCCAGTG GCGTACCTGCTGATGGCGACAGTCATCTTCCTGCCCTACGTCAGCAAGGTCGCCGGCTGGTGCAGAGCCAGGCTTGTGG GCCCCAGGGAGCCCCCGGCTCACAGCCTAGAGATCTTCACCTTTGATCTGCACGAGCCGCTCAGCAAGGAACGGGTGGAGGCCTTCAGCGACGGGGTCTACGCCATTGTGGCCACGCTGCTCATCCTGGACATCTG TGAGGACAACGTCCCAGACTCCGAGGACGTGAAGGTGAAGTTCCACGGCAGCCTAGTGGCGGCGCTGGGCGCGTCCGGGCCGCACTTCCTGGCCTACTTCGGCTCCTTCGCCACGGTGGGCCTGCTCTGGTTCGCCCACCACTCGCTCTTCCTGCACATCCGCAAGGCCACGCAGCCCATGGGCCTGCTCAACACGCTCTCGCTGGCCTTCGTGGGCGGGCTGCCCCTGGCCTACCAGCAGACGTCGGCCTTCGCGAGGCGGCCCCACGACGAGCTGGAGAGCGTGCGAGTCAGCTGCGCCATCATCTTCTTCGCCAGCATCTTCCAGTTCGCCATCTGGACCACGGCGCTGCTGCAGGAGGGGGAGACGCTGCAGCCCTCGGTGCGGTTCGGGGGCCGGGAGCACGCGTTCATGTTCGCCAAGCTCGTGCTCTACCCCGGTGCCAGCCTGCTGGCCTTCGCCTGCACCTGCGTGCTCAGCAGCTTCAGCACGGCCATCTTCCACGCCATGCAGATCGCCGTGCCCTTCACCTTCCTCCTGTTGCGGCTTCTGGTGCGCCTGGCGCTGGCCGGCCTGCGGGGCCTGCGGGGCCTGCGGGGCCCAGCCCGGCCCACACACACCCGGCCGGTGCCTGGAGCCACGGACGACGCGCAGTCCCCGCTCCTCCCCGCTCCCTGCTAG
- the TMEM175 gene encoding endosomal/lysosomal potassium channel TMEM175 isoform X3: protein MSGPRTPEPALGGQGASSTGSQDEDTADGIQSSHRMLSFSDALLSIIATVMILPVTHTEISPEQEFDKSVQKLLATRIAVYLMTFLIVTVAWAAHTRLFQVVGKIDDTLALLNLACMMSITFLPFTALIVVYAFHRPHLLSPQIERSAHRALYRQHILGIVLRGPALCLAAAGFSLFFYPVAYLLMATVIFLPYVSKVAGWCRARLVGPREPPAHSLEIFTFDLHEPLSKERVEAFSDGVYAIVATLLILDICEDNVPDSEDVKVKFHGSLVAALGASGPHFLAYFGSFATVGLLWFAHHSLFLHIRKATQPMGLLNTLSLAFVGGLPLAYQQTSAFARRPHDELESVRVSCAIIFFASIFQFAIWTTALLQEGETLQPSVRFGGREHAFMFAKLVLYPGASLLAFACTCVLSSFSTAIFHAMQIAVPFTFLLLRLLVRLALAGLRGLRGLRGPARPTHTRPVPGATDDAQSPLLPAPC, encoded by the exons ATGTCTGGGCCCCGGACCCCAGAGCCGGCCCTAGGTGGGCAGGGAGCCTCCTCCACGGGCTCACAGGACGAGGACACGGCTGACGGGATCCAGAGTTCGCATCGCATGCTCAGCTTCAGCGACGCGCTTCTGTCCATCATTGCCACCGTAATG ATCCTGCCTGTGACCCACACGGAGATCTCCCCGGAACAG GAGTTTGACAAGAGTGTCCAGAAACTTCTAGCGACGAGGATCGCTGTGTACCTGATGACCTTCCTCATCGTGACCGTGGCCTGGGCGGCACACACGAG ATTGTTCCAGGTTGTTGGGAAGATAGACGATACGCTTGCCCTGCTTAACCTG GCCTGCATGATGAGCATCACCTTCCTGCCGTTCACA GCGCTGATCGTGGTCTACGCCTTCCACCGCCCACACCTGCTGAGTCCCCAGATCGAGCGCTCGGCCCACCGGGCCCTCTACCGGCAGCACATCCTGGGCATCGTTCTCCGGGGCCCGGCGCTGTGCTTGGCTGCGGCCggcttctccctcttcttctacCCAGTG GCGTACCTGCTGATGGCGACAGTCATCTTCCTGCCCTACGTCAGCAAGGTCGCCGGCTGGTGCAGAGCCAGGCTTGTGG GCCCCAGGGAGCCCCCGGCTCACAGCCTAGAGATCTTCACCTTTGATCTGCACGAGCCGCTCAGCAAGGAACGGGTGGAGGCCTTCAGCGACGGGGTCTACGCCATTGTGGCCACGCTGCTCATCCTGGACATCTG TGAGGACAACGTCCCAGACTCCGAGGACGTGAAGGTGAAGTTCCACGGCAGCCTAGTGGCGGCGCTGGGCGCGTCCGGGCCGCACTTCCTGGCCTACTTCGGCTCCTTCGCCACGGTGGGCCTGCTCTGGTTCGCCCACCACTCGCTCTTCCTGCACATCCGCAAGGCCACGCAGCCCATGGGCCTGCTCAACACGCTCTCGCTGGCCTTCGTGGGCGGGCTGCCCCTGGCCTACCAGCAGACGTCGGCCTTCGCGAGGCGGCCCCACGACGAGCTGGAGAGCGTGCGAGTCAGCTGCGCCATCATCTTCTTCGCCAGCATCTTCCAGTTCGCCATCTGGACCACGGCGCTGCTGCAGGAGGGGGAGACGCTGCAGCCCTCGGTGCGGTTCGGGGGCCGGGAGCACGCGTTCATGTTCGCCAAGCTCGTGCTCTACCCCGGTGCCAGCCTGCTGGCCTTCGCCTGCACCTGCGTGCTCAGCAGCTTCAGCACGGCCATCTTCCACGCCATGCAGATCGCCGTGCCCTTCACCTTCCTCCTGTTGCGGCTTCTGGTGCGCCTGGCGCTGGCCGGCCTGCGGGGCCTGCGGGGCCTGCGGGGCCCAGCCCGGCCCACACACACCCGGCCGGTGCCTGGAGCCACGGACGACGCGCAGTCCCCGCTCCTCCCCGCTCCCTGCTAG
- the TMEM175 gene encoding endosomal/lysosomal potassium channel TMEM175 isoform X2 — protein sequence MSGPRTPEPALGGQGASSTGSQDEDTADGIQSSHRMLSFSDALLSIIATVMILPVTHTEISPEQEFDKSVQKLLATRIAVYLMTFLIVTVAWAAHTRLFQVVGKIDDTLALLNLFSLMVAFPEVPLGILLFCVCVMAVGAVQALIVVYAFHRPHLLSPQIERSAHRALYRQHILGIVLRGPALCLAAAGFSLFFYPVAYLLMATVIFLPYVSKVAGWCRARLVGPREPPAHSLEIFTFDLHEPLSKERVEAFSDGVYAIVATLLILDICEDNVPDSEDVKVKFHGSLVAALGASGPHFLAYFGSFATVGLLWFAHHSLFLHIRKATQPMGLLNTLSLAFVGGLPLAYQQTSAFARRPHDELESVRVSCAIIFFASIFQFAIWTTALLQEGETLQPSVRFGGREHAFMFAKLVLYPGASLLAFACTCVLSSFSTAIFHAMQIAVPFTFLLLRLLVRLALAGLRGLRGLRGPARPTHTRPVPGATDDAQSPLLPAPC from the exons ATGTCTGGGCCCCGGACCCCAGAGCCGGCCCTAGGTGGGCAGGGAGCCTCCTCCACGGGCTCACAGGACGAGGACACGGCTGACGGGATCCAGAGTTCGCATCGCATGCTCAGCTTCAGCGACGCGCTTCTGTCCATCATTGCCACCGTAATG ATCCTGCCTGTGACCCACACGGAGATCTCCCCGGAACAG GAGTTTGACAAGAGTGTCCAGAAACTTCTAGCGACGAGGATCGCTGTGTACCTGATGACCTTCCTCATCGTGACCGTGGCCTGGGCGGCACACACGAG ATTGTTCCAGGTTGTTGGGAAGATAGACGATACGCTTGCCCTGCTTAACCTG tTTTCCCTGATGGTGGCCTTCCCCGAGGTGCCTTTGGGCATCctcctgttttgtgtgtgtgtgatggccGTCGGGGCTGTGCAG GCGCTGATCGTGGTCTACGCCTTCCACCGCCCACACCTGCTGAGTCCCCAGATCGAGCGCTCGGCCCACCGGGCCCTCTACCGGCAGCACATCCTGGGCATCGTTCTCCGGGGCCCGGCGCTGTGCTTGGCTGCGGCCggcttctccctcttcttctacCCAGTG GCGTACCTGCTGATGGCGACAGTCATCTTCCTGCCCTACGTCAGCAAGGTCGCCGGCTGGTGCAGAGCCAGGCTTGTGG GCCCCAGGGAGCCCCCGGCTCACAGCCTAGAGATCTTCACCTTTGATCTGCACGAGCCGCTCAGCAAGGAACGGGTGGAGGCCTTCAGCGACGGGGTCTACGCCATTGTGGCCACGCTGCTCATCCTGGACATCTG TGAGGACAACGTCCCAGACTCCGAGGACGTGAAGGTGAAGTTCCACGGCAGCCTAGTGGCGGCGCTGGGCGCGTCCGGGCCGCACTTCCTGGCCTACTTCGGCTCCTTCGCCACGGTGGGCCTGCTCTGGTTCGCCCACCACTCGCTCTTCCTGCACATCCGCAAGGCCACGCAGCCCATGGGCCTGCTCAACACGCTCTCGCTGGCCTTCGTGGGCGGGCTGCCCCTGGCCTACCAGCAGACGTCGGCCTTCGCGAGGCGGCCCCACGACGAGCTGGAGAGCGTGCGAGTCAGCTGCGCCATCATCTTCTTCGCCAGCATCTTCCAGTTCGCCATCTGGACCACGGCGCTGCTGCAGGAGGGGGAGACGCTGCAGCCCTCGGTGCGGTTCGGGGGCCGGGAGCACGCGTTCATGTTCGCCAAGCTCGTGCTCTACCCCGGTGCCAGCCTGCTGGCCTTCGCCTGCACCTGCGTGCTCAGCAGCTTCAGCACGGCCATCTTCCACGCCATGCAGATCGCCGTGCCCTTCACCTTCCTCCTGTTGCGGCTTCTGGTGCGCCTGGCGCTGGCCGGCCTGCGGGGCCTGCGGGGCCTGCGGGGCCCAGCCCGGCCCACACACACCCGGCCGGTGCCTGGAGCCACGGACGACGCGCAGTCCCCGCTCCTCCCCGCTCCCTGCTAG
- the TMEM175 gene encoding endosomal/lysosomal potassium channel TMEM175 isoform X4, whose protein sequence is MTFLIVTVAWAAHTRLFQVVGKIDDTLALLNLACMMSITFLPFTFSLMVAFPEVPLGILLFCVCVMAVGAVQALIVVYAFHRPHLLSPQIERSAHRALYRQHILGIVLRGPALCLAAAGFSLFFYPVAYLLMATVIFLPYVSKVAGWCRARLVGPREPPAHSLEIFTFDLHEPLSKERVEAFSDGVYAIVATLLILDICEDNVPDSEDVKVKFHGSLVAALGASGPHFLAYFGSFATVGLLWFAHHSLFLHIRKATQPMGLLNTLSLAFVGGLPLAYQQTSAFARRPHDELESVRVSCAIIFFASIFQFAIWTTALLQEGETLQPSVRFGGREHAFMFAKLVLYPGASLLAFACTCVLSSFSTAIFHAMQIAVPFTFLLLRLLVRLALAGLRGLRGLRGPARPTHTRPVPGATDDAQSPLLPAPC, encoded by the exons ATGACCTTCCTCATCGTGACCGTGGCCTGGGCGGCACACACGAG ATTGTTCCAGGTTGTTGGGAAGATAGACGATACGCTTGCCCTGCTTAACCTG GCCTGCATGATGAGCATCACCTTCCTGCCGTTCACA tTTTCCCTGATGGTGGCCTTCCCCGAGGTGCCTTTGGGCATCctcctgttttgtgtgtgtgtgatggccGTCGGGGCTGTGCAG GCGCTGATCGTGGTCTACGCCTTCCACCGCCCACACCTGCTGAGTCCCCAGATCGAGCGCTCGGCCCACCGGGCCCTCTACCGGCAGCACATCCTGGGCATCGTTCTCCGGGGCCCGGCGCTGTGCTTGGCTGCGGCCggcttctccctcttcttctacCCAGTG GCGTACCTGCTGATGGCGACAGTCATCTTCCTGCCCTACGTCAGCAAGGTCGCCGGCTGGTGCAGAGCCAGGCTTGTGG GCCCCAGGGAGCCCCCGGCTCACAGCCTAGAGATCTTCACCTTTGATCTGCACGAGCCGCTCAGCAAGGAACGGGTGGAGGCCTTCAGCGACGGGGTCTACGCCATTGTGGCCACGCTGCTCATCCTGGACATCTG TGAGGACAACGTCCCAGACTCCGAGGACGTGAAGGTGAAGTTCCACGGCAGCCTAGTGGCGGCGCTGGGCGCGTCCGGGCCGCACTTCCTGGCCTACTTCGGCTCCTTCGCCACGGTGGGCCTGCTCTGGTTCGCCCACCACTCGCTCTTCCTGCACATCCGCAAGGCCACGCAGCCCATGGGCCTGCTCAACACGCTCTCGCTGGCCTTCGTGGGCGGGCTGCCCCTGGCCTACCAGCAGACGTCGGCCTTCGCGAGGCGGCCCCACGACGAGCTGGAGAGCGTGCGAGTCAGCTGCGCCATCATCTTCTTCGCCAGCATCTTCCAGTTCGCCATCTGGACCACGGCGCTGCTGCAGGAGGGGGAGACGCTGCAGCCCTCGGTGCGGTTCGGGGGCCGGGAGCACGCGTTCATGTTCGCCAAGCTCGTGCTCTACCCCGGTGCCAGCCTGCTGGCCTTCGCCTGCACCTGCGTGCTCAGCAGCTTCAGCACGGCCATCTTCCACGCCATGCAGATCGCCGTGCCCTTCACCTTCCTCCTGTTGCGGCTTCTGGTGCGCCTGGCGCTGGCCGGCCTGCGGGGCCTGCGGGGCCTGCGGGGCCCAGCCCGGCCCACACACACCCGGCCGGTGCCTGGAGCCACGGACGACGCGCAGTCCCCGCTCCTCCCCGCTCCCTGCTAG
- the TMEM175 gene encoding endosomal/lysosomal potassium channel TMEM175 isoform X5 has protein sequence MTFLIVTVAWAAHTRLFQVVGKIDDTLALLNLFSLMVAFPEVPLGILLFCVCVMAVGAVQALIVVYAFHRPHLLSPQIERSAHRALYRQHILGIVLRGPALCLAAAGFSLFFYPVAYLLMATVIFLPYVSKVAGWCRARLVGPREPPAHSLEIFTFDLHEPLSKERVEAFSDGVYAIVATLLILDICEDNVPDSEDVKVKFHGSLVAALGASGPHFLAYFGSFATVGLLWFAHHSLFLHIRKATQPMGLLNTLSLAFVGGLPLAYQQTSAFARRPHDELESVRVSCAIIFFASIFQFAIWTTALLQEGETLQPSVRFGGREHAFMFAKLVLYPGASLLAFACTCVLSSFSTAIFHAMQIAVPFTFLLLRLLVRLALAGLRGLRGLRGPARPTHTRPVPGATDDAQSPLLPAPC, from the exons ATGACCTTCCTCATCGTGACCGTGGCCTGGGCGGCACACACGAG ATTGTTCCAGGTTGTTGGGAAGATAGACGATACGCTTGCCCTGCTTAACCTG tTTTCCCTGATGGTGGCCTTCCCCGAGGTGCCTTTGGGCATCctcctgttttgtgtgtgtgtgatggccGTCGGGGCTGTGCAG GCGCTGATCGTGGTCTACGCCTTCCACCGCCCACACCTGCTGAGTCCCCAGATCGAGCGCTCGGCCCACCGGGCCCTCTACCGGCAGCACATCCTGGGCATCGTTCTCCGGGGCCCGGCGCTGTGCTTGGCTGCGGCCggcttctccctcttcttctacCCAGTG GCGTACCTGCTGATGGCGACAGTCATCTTCCTGCCCTACGTCAGCAAGGTCGCCGGCTGGTGCAGAGCCAGGCTTGTGG GCCCCAGGGAGCCCCCGGCTCACAGCCTAGAGATCTTCACCTTTGATCTGCACGAGCCGCTCAGCAAGGAACGGGTGGAGGCCTTCAGCGACGGGGTCTACGCCATTGTGGCCACGCTGCTCATCCTGGACATCTG TGAGGACAACGTCCCAGACTCCGAGGACGTGAAGGTGAAGTTCCACGGCAGCCTAGTGGCGGCGCTGGGCGCGTCCGGGCCGCACTTCCTGGCCTACTTCGGCTCCTTCGCCACGGTGGGCCTGCTCTGGTTCGCCCACCACTCGCTCTTCCTGCACATCCGCAAGGCCACGCAGCCCATGGGCCTGCTCAACACGCTCTCGCTGGCCTTCGTGGGCGGGCTGCCCCTGGCCTACCAGCAGACGTCGGCCTTCGCGAGGCGGCCCCACGACGAGCTGGAGAGCGTGCGAGTCAGCTGCGCCATCATCTTCTTCGCCAGCATCTTCCAGTTCGCCATCTGGACCACGGCGCTGCTGCAGGAGGGGGAGACGCTGCAGCCCTCGGTGCGGTTCGGGGGCCGGGAGCACGCGTTCATGTTCGCCAAGCTCGTGCTCTACCCCGGTGCCAGCCTGCTGGCCTTCGCCTGCACCTGCGTGCTCAGCAGCTTCAGCACGGCCATCTTCCACGCCATGCAGATCGCCGTGCCCTTCACCTTCCTCCTGTTGCGGCTTCTGGTGCGCCTGGCGCTGGCCGGCCTGCGGGGCCTGCGGGGCCTGCGGGGCCCAGCCCGGCCCACACACACCCGGCCGGTGCCTGGAGCCACGGACGACGCGCAGTCCCCGCTCCTCCCCGCTCCCTGCTAG
- the LOC116754136 gene encoding proline-rich protein 2-like gives MTVAGGGRWAATLGRGGSSVALGGLRPRRERSVVSLCCVFCPFLSIPPAPSPQWGSDPSSPVRRGMSEPPGPQAHPRQPPHEPTAILPGVLTSPSPHVGRCAGPTFQGQPLLTALAQAVLTSLWTTFLHWWHSGPRASHASFLCRLLPGLTLLQTWAGPHGHLGRPPPRDSRSSRPGQVPTAIWVAPRPGTRAPPDLGRSPRPFGSPPAPGLALLQTWAGPHGHLDLPPPRDSRSSRPGQVPTAIWVAPRPGTRAPPDLGRSPRPFGSPPAPGLALLQTWAGPHGHLGRPPPRDSRSSRPGQVATAIWISPRPGTQAPPDLGRSPRPFRSPPAPGLALLQTWAGPRGHLDLPPPRDSRSSRPGQVPAAIWIAPRPGTQAPPRAVLFPPTPQHTCTHRTHADPAWPPSPPGASALTCQAPGTLRPLGVCVLSDVYGVAF, from the exons ATGACAGTGGCGGGAGGCGGGCGCTGGGCCGCCACgctggggagaggagggtccTCGGTGGCGCTGGGGGGTCTGCGGCCTCGGAGGGAGCGGTCGGTCGTTTCTCTGTGCTGCGTTTTTtgccccttcctctccatccctcccgCTCCTTCCCCACAGTGGGGGTCTGACCCCTCGTCCCCTGTGAGACGAGGCATGTCAGAGCCTCCTGGCCCCCAGGCCCACCCCCGGCAGCCTCCCCACGAGCCCACGGCCATCCTTCCAGGCGTCctcaccagcccctcccctcacGTGGGACGCTGTGCGGGGCCCACCTTCCAGGGCCAGCCACTGCTCACTGCCCTGGCCCAGGCCGTGCTGACCTCCCTCTGGACCACCTTCCTCCACTGGTGGCACTCGGGGCCCAGGGCCTCCCATGCCAGCTTCCTGTGCCGGCTGCTCCCGGGACTCACGCTCCTCCAGACCTGGGCAGGTCCCCACGGCCATTTAGGTCGCCCCCCGCCCCGGGACTCGCGCTCCTCCAGACCTGGGCAGGTCCCCACGGCCATTTGGGTCGCCCCCCGCCCCGGGACTCGCGCTCCTCCAGACCTGGGCAGGTCGCCACGGCCATTTGGATCTCCCCCCGCCCCGGGACTCGCGCTCCTCCAGACCTGGGCAGGTCCCCACGGCCATTTAGATCTCCCCCCGCCCCGGGACTCGCGCTCCTCCAGACCTGGGCAGGTCCCCACGGCCATTTGGGTCGCCCCCCGCCCCGGGACTCGCGCTCCTCCAGACCTGGGCAGGTCGCCACGGCCATTTGGATCTCCCCCCGCCCCGGGACTCGCGCTCCTCCAGACCTGGGCAGGTCCCCACGGCCATTTAGGTCGCCCCCCGCCCCGGGACTCGCGCTCCTCCAGACCTGGGCAGGTCGCCACGGCCATTTGGATCTCCCCCCGCCCCGGGACTCAGGCTCCCCCAGACCTGGGCAGGTCCCCACGGCCATTTAGATCTCCCCCCGCCCCGGGACTCGCGCTCCTCCAGACCTGGGCAGGTCCCCGCGGCCATTTGGATCTCCCCCCGCCCCGGGACTCGCGCTCCTCCAGGCCTGGGCAG GTCCCCGCGGCCATTTGGATCGCCCCCCGCCCCGGGACTCAGGCTCCCCCTCGGGCTGTTCTGTTCCCTCCTACCCCAcagcacacgtgcacacacagaacACACGCCGATCCTGCGTGGCCACCGTCGCCCCCCGGGGCCTCTGCACTTACCTGCCAGGCACCTGGGACACTCCGCccccttggtgtgtgtgtgttgagtgaCGTGTATGGTGTGGCCTTCTGA